From a single Crateriforma spongiae genomic region:
- a CDS encoding carbohydrate kinase family protein, whose product MSEPSDSTDAARASHQDNLGIPTGLRPVIVGEALIDSFPDGRNIVGGAPLNVAWNLRGFGRDPVFVSKIGNDDRGELIFDKLKQWGMNTDGVVRSDDRETGIVKVTLTNGTPDYDLVYPVAYDFIDAPSDMAVRPPDPCLLYLGTLAWRRPESMDILRSWVQSNGTYRFIDINMRPPWVRDDVVDCIARDATFFKLNDEELSSMTGQAIAPESPEFHQQVSEAVARLRDRWNCRTFFVTCGPHGAFAVSPDSRVFVPAPKLAKMVDTVGAGDAFAAATIDGLLSGQSMDACLNQAIQFAARICQNAGATSTDEDLYRLERYRS is encoded by the coding sequence ATGTCTGAACCGTCCGATTCGACCGACGCTGCGCGTGCGTCCCATCAAGACAACTTGGGAATCCCAACCGGTTTGCGACCGGTGATCGTCGGTGAAGCTCTGATTGATTCATTTCCCGACGGTCGCAATATCGTCGGCGGCGCCCCACTGAACGTCGCCTGGAACTTGCGTGGATTCGGACGCGATCCCGTCTTCGTCTCAAAAATCGGAAACGACGATCGTGGCGAACTGATTTTCGACAAGCTGAAACAATGGGGCATGAACACCGACGGTGTGGTCCGCAGCGATGACCGGGAAACCGGCATCGTCAAAGTCACATTGACCAACGGCACCCCCGATTACGATTTGGTGTACCCGGTGGCGTATGACTTTATTGACGCCCCGAGCGACATGGCCGTCCGGCCCCCCGATCCCTGTTTGTTGTACCTGGGAACGCTCGCTTGGCGTCGCCCCGAGTCCATGGACATCTTGCGATCGTGGGTCCAGTCGAACGGAACGTACCGCTTCATCGACATCAACATGCGGCCGCCATGGGTGCGTGATGATGTGGTCGACTGCATTGCCAGGGACGCCACGTTTTTCAAGCTGAATGATGAAGAACTTTCATCAATGACGGGTCAGGCGATTGCACCGGAGTCGCCTGAGTTTCATCAACAAGTTTCTGAAGCGGTCGCCCGCCTGCGTGACCGTTGGAATTGTCGGACGTTTTTTGTGACCTGTGGGCCGCACGGCGCATTCGCCGTCTCTCCGGATTCCCGCGTGTTCGTTCCGGCCCCGAAACTGGCCAAGATGGTCGACACGGTGGGTGCGGGCGATGCGTTCGCCGCGGCCACTATTGACGGCCTGTTGTCCGGTCAATCGATGGATGCCTGCTTGAATCAGGCGATCCAATTCGCCGCAAGGATTTGCCAGAACGCCGGCGCGACATCGACCGACGAAGATCTGTACCGACTGGAACGCTATCGCAGTTAG
- a CDS encoding response regulator, with product MPRSTTNPGTLLWIGPRRRVEVQRLSTVAEHVCPQVAYRSDLQDAVDRPAASVRLVMIVKSKSGEMDAATLSTIADAYPSAQRWIVNTSLCQTVPSARRDPNTVPMSWRIAADRLQEHWTSQTPETSALAADDATNDTGIGPNRRAAVLVLADCLTTADHWMDLVAADGHSVCWANNVESTSVRNIDLCLWDDSLAAPTDVATWRTRIRQASRCTRSTARHGWMTAMASPQQIQAASDAGIDTVIAKPGPVAAVQRLLRTMVGVPPTQSHPQTSSRRAA from the coding sequence ATGCCTCGTTCAACCACCAACCCCGGCACGCTGCTGTGGATCGGTCCACGCCGTCGTGTGGAAGTCCAACGTCTGTCGACGGTTGCCGAACACGTTTGTCCACAAGTGGCGTATCGTTCCGATTTGCAAGACGCCGTTGATCGTCCGGCGGCATCGGTCCGCCTGGTCATGATCGTCAAATCAAAGTCGGGCGAGATGGACGCGGCCACTCTTTCGACAATCGCGGACGCCTATCCGTCGGCTCAGCGTTGGATCGTCAACACGTCACTGTGCCAAACGGTGCCATCGGCGCGGCGCGACCCGAACACGGTCCCGATGTCTTGGCGGATCGCCGCTGATCGCTTGCAAGAACACTGGACGTCCCAAACACCCGAAACCAGTGCGTTGGCCGCGGACGACGCAACGAATGATACCGGAATTGGACCGAATCGACGCGCCGCCGTTTTGGTGCTGGCCGATTGCTTGACCACGGCTGATCATTGGATGGACTTGGTTGCCGCCGATGGCCACAGCGTTTGCTGGGCCAACAACGTTGAATCCACCTCGGTCCGAAACATCGACCTTTGCCTGTGGGACGACAGCTTGGCGGCCCCCACCGACGTCGCGACCTGGCGTACCCGCATCCGACAGGCCAGCCGGTGCACGCGATCGACTGCTCGCCATGGGTGGATGACGGCAATGGCATCACCGCAGCAAATCCAAGCCGCAAGCGATGCCGGGATCGACACCGTGATTGCAAAGCCGGGCCCCGTCGCGGCGGTCCAGCGTTTGCTGCGGACGATGGTCGGCGTGCCACCAACCCAATCGCATCCACAAACCAGTTCCCGCCGCGCGGCGTGA
- a CDS encoding PTS sugar transporter subunit IIA — MDVLDVDKLAEYLHLTPAQVNKMANRGKLPGRKVGGQWQFNEAEIHHWLEERIGLSDDDELDKVEALLERNHGDAGDATLSQLCPPSNIAVPLQARTRSSVIRSMCDLAATSGYLWDAAAMSEAVKTREELHPTALDCGVALLHPRRPQTSILAESVLALGICSAGIPFSSGRGQLTDVFFLICSYNDSAHLRILAKLSRLVSQPDFLAHLRSATSADQAWQSIVDFES, encoded by the coding sequence ATGGACGTCCTAGATGTCGACAAACTTGCCGAGTACTTGCACCTGACGCCGGCTCAAGTCAACAAGATGGCCAACCGCGGCAAATTGCCCGGTCGCAAAGTCGGCGGCCAGTGGCAGTTCAACGAAGCGGAAATCCACCATTGGCTGGAGGAACGGATCGGGCTAAGCGACGACGATGAACTGGACAAAGTCGAAGCGTTGCTGGAACGCAACCACGGCGACGCGGGCGATGCCACGTTGTCGCAGCTTTGCCCGCCCAGCAACATCGCAGTCCCGCTACAGGCGCGAACGCGAAGCAGTGTGATCCGGTCCATGTGCGATCTGGCGGCGACATCGGGATACCTGTGGGATGCTGCGGCGATGTCCGAAGCGGTCAAGACACGCGAAGAACTGCATCCCACCGCTCTGGATTGTGGCGTCGCTTTGCTGCACCCGCGTCGTCCCCAAACGTCGATCCTTGCCGAATCGGTCCTAGCCCTGGGCATCTGTTCGGCCGGCATCCCCTTCTCCTCAGGCCGTGGCCAATTGACCGACGTGTTCTTCCTGATTTGCTCTTACAACGACTCGGCTCACCTTCGTATTCTCGCGAAGCTCAGCCGTTTGGTCTCTCAGCCGGACTTCCTTGCTCATCTTCGGTCCGCAACCTCTGCCGATCAGGCTTGGCAATCGATCGTGGATTTTGAAAGCTGA
- a CDS encoding NIPSNAP family protein: protein MNHRPWLSAAVLAVLACVPMTSTQADEPELYEVRHYILGEQGDAQALDQYLADALIPALQRQQIGPVGAFAYPDSLNPNDNKRLSDRVVVVIPYKNAADIAKTAAALSSDSQYLQDADAYLQRAHNEPAFQRIQTELLVAMDCMKQLSVPSGTLDNPDRVYELRLYESANERLAAKKVDMFNNGEVPIFLDCDIQPIFIGQCLVGPQQPSLTYLTVYENDAARNEAWKAFRVHPDWKVLSKDKQYANTVSRIDKLVLTPKPYSQM from the coding sequence ATGAACCATCGCCCCTGGCTTTCCGCCGCCGTCTTGGCCGTCCTGGCCTGCGTCCCGATGACCTCCACACAAGCTGATGAACCGGAGCTGTACGAAGTCCGGCACTATATCCTGGGCGAACAAGGCGACGCCCAAGCGTTGGACCAGTACCTTGCCGACGCACTGATCCCGGCACTGCAGCGTCAACAAATCGGCCCGGTCGGCGCATTCGCGTATCCGGATTCTCTGAACCCCAACGACAACAAACGTTTGTCCGATCGGGTGGTGGTTGTTATCCCCTACAAGAACGCGGCCGACATCGCTAAGACGGCCGCCGCGTTGTCCAGCGACTCGCAATACCTGCAGGATGCCGACGCATACCTACAGCGTGCGCATAACGAACCGGCGTTCCAGCGGATTCAAACCGAACTGCTGGTGGCGATGGATTGCATGAAGCAACTCAGTGTGCCCAGCGGCACGCTGGACAATCCCGACCGCGTTTACGAATTGCGTCTTTACGAGAGCGCCAACGAGCGACTGGCCGCCAAAAAGGTGGACATGTTCAACAACGGCGAAGTCCCGATCTTTTTGGATTGCGACATCCAACCGATCTTCATCGGTCAATGCTTGGTAGGACCGCAACAGCCCAGCCTGACGTACTTGACCGTCTATGAAAACGACGCGGCACGCAATGAGGCTTGGAAAGCGTTTCGCGTCCACCCGGACTGGAAAGTCCTGAGTAAGGACAAGCAATACGCCAACACGGTCAGCCGGATCGACAAACTGGTTTTGACACCCAAACCGTATTCACAAATGTGA
- a CDS encoding class I SAM-dependent methyltransferase, whose amino-acid sequence MISDIQSKPHPKRPSSDSRDRKTSNKPASSPLYHQLVPAYEALWPAVSKRRIAENIAALDIAPATQVLEVGVGTGLSLDTYPHHIELTGVDLSVPMLAEAQERIDKNDWQHIRVMPMNAESLDFEDDSFDLVTSFHTVSVVNDPQAMMREMVRVCRPGGQILLINHFRSKNPLIAAVVDSAGNLTKHLGWRTDLRLDPLLDQLPIRLEDRFKPKPWSLFTVLRATCKVDRMESAVDCND is encoded by the coding sequence ATGATCAGCGACATTCAGTCCAAACCGCACCCGAAACGGCCATCGTCCGACTCGCGTGACCGCAAAACGTCCAACAAGCCGGCTTCCAGCCCGTTGTACCACCAGCTGGTCCCGGCCTACGAAGCGCTCTGGCCTGCCGTTTCCAAACGCCGGATCGCGGAGAACATCGCGGCTTTGGACATCGCACCGGCCACCCAAGTACTGGAGGTCGGGGTGGGAACCGGTTTGTCGCTGGACACCTACCCCCACCACATCGAATTGACCGGCGTGGATCTGTCGGTCCCCATGCTGGCCGAAGCCCAGGAACGCATCGACAAGAACGACTGGCAACACATCCGCGTCATGCCGATGAACGCGGAATCGCTGGACTTTGAAGACGACAGCTTCGACTTGGTCACATCGTTCCACACCGTCAGCGTGGTCAATGATCCCCAGGCGATGATGCGAGAGATGGTCCGCGTTTGTCGCCCCGGCGGTCAAATCTTGCTGATCAATCATTTCCGCAGCAAAAACCCGCTGATCGCCGCGGTGGTCGATTCCGCCGGGAACCTGACCAAGCATCTGGGATGGCGAACCGATTTGCGTCTGGATCCCTTGCTGGACCAGTTGCCCATCCGCCTGGAAGACCGCTTCAAGCCCAAGCCCTGGTCGCTGTTCACCGTGCTGCGTGCGACCTGCAAGGTGGATCGAATGGAATCGGCGGTCGATTGCAACGACTGA
- the pssA gene encoding CDP-diacylglycerol--serine O-phosphatidyltransferase, whose product MTRGLIDDAQREDIDSDAEESLDDGPLGDETTNPRSRRRDRRRRQAKKRRKVMLAVLPTLLTLGNGVCGLAAIAIAMSTTLQWPDEQKLFAAGMLIFGGMVFDALDGSAARLTGQASQFGAELDSLCDAITFGTAPAVIVWQISDRLPQRLTWAIGVLFTLCVLIRLARFNVETGEDDPHDGFDGLPSPAAAGTLAAFAIAMPDLADLQTKEALPNFIRTAATWSLDASHYVIPCLALALAFLMVSRFQYPHVVRQWIGGHRPPHQIGQALFAVFLVFLLHWVALPMVFCYFAFGAPIKSLWSPATPEGESALAEADTSAEDTF is encoded by the coding sequence ATGACACGCGGACTGATCGATGACGCCCAGCGTGAAGACATCGATTCGGACGCCGAAGAATCGCTTGACGACGGGCCTCTGGGCGACGAGACGACCAACCCTCGATCCCGCCGCCGGGACCGACGTCGACGCCAGGCCAAGAAGCGGCGCAAGGTCATGCTGGCCGTGCTGCCCACACTGCTGACCCTGGGCAACGGTGTCTGTGGGCTGGCGGCCATCGCGATTGCCATGAGCACGACGCTGCAGTGGCCGGACGAACAAAAGCTGTTTGCCGCCGGTATGCTGATTTTTGGCGGAATGGTGTTCGACGCGTTGGACGGATCGGCGGCGCGACTGACGGGCCAAGCCAGCCAGTTCGGCGCGGAACTGGACAGCCTCTGTGATGCCATCACCTTCGGCACCGCACCCGCGGTGATCGTTTGGCAGATCAGCGACCGGTTGCCTCAGCGTCTGACCTGGGCCATCGGCGTCTTGTTCACGTTGTGCGTGCTGATTCGGCTGGCCCGATTCAACGTTGAAACGGGCGAAGACGACCCGCACGACGGCTTTGACGGTTTGCCCAGCCCCGCGGCGGCCGGCACCCTGGCCGCGTTTGCCATCGCCATGCCAGACCTAGCCGATTTGCAGACCAAGGAGGCCCTGCCGAACTTCATTCGCACCGCGGCGACGTGGTCACTGGACGCGTCGCACTACGTCATTCCTTGCCTGGCACTGGCATTGGCCTTTCTGATGGTGTCGCGTTTTCAGTACCCGCACGTGGTCCGCCAGTGGATCGGCGGTCATCGTCCGCCACACCAAATCGGCCAAGCGCTGTTTGCGGTCTTTTTGGTCTTCTTATTGCACTGGGTCGCCCTGCCGATGGTGTTTTGTTACTTCGCGTTCGGTGCGCCGATCAAATCGCTGTGGTCACCCGCCACACCCGAAGGTGAATCGGCGCTGGCCGAAGCGGATACGTCGGCGGAGGATACTTTTTAG
- a CDS encoding phosphatidylserine decarboxylase, translated as MSTPPASSRPEPPKNSPPDAASAPADTAAEAPQQADDSGQPAMDPQVKNIQPGGGIVMSIELAWGRLRRAWLRSFFPGYVRRMQSLRQGERGDLPFDPVDPRDVKYYRNQATYHWDQADDPFYWRESLPFVRVGLAELLILGGGMLLLAVAAGWFWWPLAIGPLIVTGLIVWFFRDPARAVPDGLGTVVAPADGKLVQIERVEDPELGVCIQFGIFLSIFNVHANRASLPGKVVAIQYRPGKFLNALRPESAKENENLDVTVELDAGEIPGPIASRRCRIRQITGQFARRIVCWVRPGDVLKRGEMFGMIKLGSRTELLIPDDPSLRVVAKLGQKIAAGNTVLAKYE; from the coding sequence ATGAGCACACCCCCAGCATCGTCACGGCCTGAGCCGCCAAAAAATTCGCCGCCGGATGCCGCGTCCGCCCCGGCCGACACTGCCGCCGAAGCCCCCCAGCAGGCGGACGATTCGGGACAGCCCGCGATGGATCCCCAAGTCAAAAACATCCAGCCCGGCGGCGGGATTGTGATGTCGATCGAATTGGCCTGGGGCCGTTTACGGCGGGCTTGGTTGCGGAGCTTTTTTCCGGGCTATGTCCGTCGCATGCAGTCACTGCGCCAGGGTGAACGTGGCGACTTGCCTTTCGATCCCGTCGACCCGCGTGACGTGAAGTATTACCGCAACCAGGCAACCTACCACTGGGATCAAGCCGACGATCCCTTCTATTGGCGTGAAAGTCTGCCGTTTGTCCGCGTGGGCCTGGCCGAACTGCTGATCTTGGGCGGCGGCATGTTGCTGTTGGCCGTGGCGGCCGGCTGGTTTTGGTGGCCGCTGGCAATCGGTCCGCTAATCGTGACGGGTTTGATTGTCTGGTTTTTTCGCGATCCCGCGCGTGCGGTCCCCGATGGCCTGGGCACGGTCGTCGCACCGGCCGACGGAAAACTCGTCCAGATCGAACGCGTCGAAGATCCGGAATTGGGCGTTTGCATCCAGTTCGGAATTTTCCTTTCGATTTTCAACGTGCATGCCAACCGCGCGTCATTGCCCGGCAAAGTCGTGGCGATCCAATACCGACCCGGAAAGTTTTTAAACGCATTGCGTCCCGAATCCGCCAAAGAAAACGAGAATTTGGACGTGACCGTCGAATTGGACGCCGGTGAAATTCCCGGTCCGATCGCATCACGCCGGTGCCGTATCCGTCAGATCACCGGCCAGTTCGCACGGCGCATCGTGTGCTGGGTCCGTCCCGGTGACGTTTTAAAGCGTGGCGAAATGTTCGGCATGATTAAGCTGGGGTCGCGGACCGAACTGTTGATCCCCGACGACCCATCGCTCCGTGTCGTCGCCAAGCTGGGACAGAAAATCGCCGCCGGAAATACGGTGTTGGCAAAGTATGAGTGA
- the nadB gene encoding L-aspartate oxidase → MTPRYLLPFDSRRSLHRFADVLIIGGGLAGLRAANAVSPNQSVLVVTKDQLRESSSNYAQGGIASVINPEDCFNSHIRDTLVAGANLCDSEVVEMVVRDGPQRIEELIRWGTQFDEFEGAIALGREGGHSYQRILHAHGDATGREIMRAVIERTRNAENIEILEDTFTVDLLTYEGKCRGAVVVGCGEKNEDSRPMMVWAKETILCTGGSGQVYRESTNPPVATGDGTALAYRAGVELRDMEFVQFHPTVLYIAGSSRSLITEAVRGEGAYLVDSEGHRFMPEYDSRAELAPRDIVSQSIVRQMARTQHPSVYLDLSHLDGDRIRERFPGIADVCARFGLDLTKDRIPVRPGAHYAIGGVTVDRQGRTSLPGLWAAGEASSSGLHGANRLASNSLLEGLVYGAYAGEAASRSAAEGPHRMLAQRIQSAVKNSTTEFDVADVRVSLKSLMGRLVGVERSAEGLREAGNSIHSFAAYVMAHQFDTVGGWELQNMITTAQCMVAAAQARTESRGVHFRTDHPESDDENWRRHLTIQVDVNGGHPRRGPLQTSSTLQIDSLKPC, encoded by the coding sequence ATGACCCCACGATATTTGCTGCCCTTTGATTCGCGCCGTTCGCTGCATCGGTTCGCCGATGTCTTGATCATCGGTGGCGGACTTGCGGGGCTCCGTGCCGCCAACGCCGTGTCGCCCAATCAGTCGGTCTTGGTGGTCACCAAGGATCAGTTGCGGGAATCCAGCAGCAACTACGCCCAAGGCGGAATCGCCAGCGTCATTAACCCCGAAGACTGTTTCAATTCCCACATCCGCGACACGCTGGTTGCCGGCGCCAATTTGTGCGACAGCGAAGTCGTCGAAATGGTGGTCCGCGACGGCCCACAGCGGATCGAAGAATTGATCCGGTGGGGAACCCAATTCGATGAATTTGAAGGTGCGATCGCGCTCGGACGCGAGGGCGGTCACAGTTACCAACGGATCCTGCACGCCCACGGCGATGCGACCGGACGCGAAATCATGCGTGCGGTGATCGAACGCACGCGGAATGCGGAGAACATCGAAATTCTGGAAGACACCTTCACGGTGGACTTGTTGACTTATGAAGGCAAGTGTCGCGGTGCGGTGGTCGTCGGCTGTGGCGAAAAGAACGAAGACAGTCGCCCGATGATGGTCTGGGCCAAAGAAACGATTCTGTGCACCGGCGGTTCCGGCCAGGTCTATCGCGAATCGACCAACCCACCGGTGGCCACCGGTGATGGCACCGCATTGGCATACCGTGCCGGCGTGGAGCTGCGGGACATGGAATTTGTTCAATTTCACCCCACGGTGTTGTACATCGCCGGATCGTCGCGGTCGCTGATCACCGAAGCGGTGCGTGGCGAGGGCGCCTATCTGGTCGACAGCGAAGGGCATCGCTTCATGCCCGAATACGATTCACGCGCCGAATTGGCGCCGCGGGATATCGTCAGTCAGTCGATCGTCCGACAAATGGCCCGCACCCAGCATCCCAGTGTCTATTTGGATTTGTCTCACTTGGACGGCGATCGCATCCGCGAACGATTCCCTGGGATCGCCGATGTCTGTGCCCGGTTCGGTTTGGATTTGACAAAGGATCGCATTCCCGTTCGTCCCGGCGCTCATTACGCGATCGGTGGCGTCACCGTGGATCGCCAGGGACGCACGTCGTTACCCGGGTTGTGGGCCGCGGGCGAAGCGTCCAGTTCGGGGCTGCACGGGGCCAACCGACTGGCCAGCAACAGTTTGTTGGAAGGCCTGGTGTACGGTGCTTATGCCGGTGAAGCCGCGTCGCGGTCGGCTGCCGAAGGGCCCCACCGGATGTTAGCGCAGCGGATCCAGTCGGCGGTCAAAAACAGCACCACCGAATTCGATGTCGCCGATGTCCGTGTGTCATTGAAAAGTCTGATGGGCCGCTTGGTCGGGGTCGAACGAAGTGCCGAAGGTTTGCGTGAAGCAGGCAATTCGATCCATTCGTTTGCCGCGTACGTGATGGCGCACCAATTCGATACGGTCGGCGGCTGGGAATTGCAGAACATGATCACCACCGCCCAGTGCATGGTCGCCGCCGCCCAAGCACGGACCGAATCGCGGGGTGTTCACTTCCGCACCGATCACCCCGAAAGCGACGACGAAAATTGGCGTCGGCACTTGACCATCCAAGTCGATGTCAACGGCGGTCACCCACGCCGTGGACCGCTGCAGACCAGCAGCACGCTGCAGATCGATTCGCTGAAGCCGTGTTAA
- a CDS encoding lipase family protein: MTKIVHDKGEVPVVIHSNVKGPIGEMTFLQRSLLFAELSMVAYNDPEEASVAASMAGFPESNLYDNDGSQAYRFRNEHDCVIACRGTEPNEWNDIRADANAASVLAETVGKVHRGFKREVDDLWPMLEAALISNDQPLWFCGHSLGGAMATICAGRCYLSHIASMPEQLYTFGSPRVGNKRYVNYVSLDHYRYVNNNDIVTRVPPAWMGYRHNGHEVYINRHGEIGELGMVKKRHDRWRGFVQSLTRWKIDHLSDHAIHEYIAALVAAVDEERAASKLGESPVQADDVAGEAPAPPTSPPDESDRSVGQRSGGQTTRASAGA, encoded by the coding sequence ATGACGAAGATTGTTCATGACAAGGGCGAAGTCCCCGTCGTCATTCATTCCAACGTCAAGGGACCGATCGGTGAAATGACGTTTCTGCAGCGGTCGCTGCTGTTCGCCGAACTTTCGATGGTCGCGTACAACGATCCGGAGGAAGCCTCGGTCGCCGCGTCCATGGCGGGTTTCCCCGAATCCAACCTGTACGACAACGACGGTTCCCAGGCGTATCGTTTCCGAAACGAACACGACTGCGTGATCGCGTGCCGCGGTACCGAACCGAACGAATGGAATGACATTCGTGCCGATGCCAATGCCGCCAGCGTTTTGGCCGAAACGGTGGGCAAGGTCCACCGCGGTTTCAAACGCGAAGTCGACGATCTGTGGCCGATGTTGGAAGCCGCGCTGATCAGCAACGACCAGCCGTTGTGGTTTTGCGGCCACAGTCTCGGTGGCGCCATGGCGACCATTTGTGCCGGACGCTGTTACCTTTCCCACATCGCCAGTATGCCCGAACAGCTTTACACCTTCGGCAGCCCTCGCGTCGGCAACAAACGATACGTGAACTATGTCAGCTTGGATCACTATCGGTACGTCAACAACAACGACATCGTCACTCGCGTGCCGCCGGCTTGGATGGGGTATCGCCACAACGGTCACGAGGTCTACATCAACCGGCATGGCGAAATCGGCGAGCTGGGGATGGTGAAGAAACGTCATGACCGTTGGCGGGGGTTTGTTCAAAGCCTGACACGTTGGAAGATCGACCACCTGAGCGATCATGCGATTCACGAATACATCGCTGCACTGGTGGCCGCGGTGGACGAAGAACGTGCGGCGTCCAAGTTGGGTGAATCTCCGGTGCAAGCTGATGACGTGGCGGGTGAAGCACCGGCACCGCCGACATCACCGCCGGACGAGTCTGATCGATCGGTCGGTCAGCGATCTGGCGGTCAAACGACCCGTGCATCGGCGGGGGCATGA
- a CDS encoding AAA family ATPase, translated as MMTDNRHVEIDGVTLKLAQPHSAPAQWIGQQEILMQLLACWIVVDDNDLPLTPRLIGSPGVGKTQLAIAAANQQQLPLFIYQCTADTRPEDLLITPVLSRGGEIEYHASPLVSAMLLGGVCVLDEGNRMNEKSWASVAPLFDSRRYVESIVAGITIPADRDFRAAVTMNQDESTFEIPDYILSRLQPTLKVGFPNKQDEMAILQYHLPFAEPEMLAMTVEFLQRSHELKLDFSPRDGINLLRYALKRLTQDPTHPIGRDAAWREALEKCLGEDAADLESLAQRKSRTLGGDAVPLGLADLFFDADDPLHPDRDVDDDDDDEDERGDF; from the coding sequence ATGATGACCGACAATCGCCACGTGGAAATCGATGGCGTGACGTTGAAGTTGGCACAGCCCCACAGCGCGCCGGCACAGTGGATCGGACAACAAGAAATTTTGATGCAGCTGTTGGCATGCTGGATCGTTGTGGATGACAACGACCTGCCGCTGACACCGCGTTTGATCGGTTCTCCCGGTGTCGGCAAGACGCAGTTGGCGATCGCCGCGGCGAATCAACAGCAGTTGCCGCTGTTCATTTATCAGTGCACCGCCGACACGCGACCGGAAGATTTGCTGATCACTCCGGTGCTAAGCCGGGGCGGCGAAATCGAATACCACGCATCGCCGCTGGTTTCGGCCATGCTGTTGGGCGGCGTTTGTGTGCTGGATGAAGGCAACCGGATGAATGAAAAATCCTGGGCCTCGGTCGCGCCATTGTTCGATAGCCGCCGGTATGTCGAATCCATCGTGGCGGGAATCACCATTCCCGCCGATCGAGATTTTCGTGCTGCGGTAACGATGAACCAGGACGAATCGACGTTCGAGATTCCCGATTACATCCTCAGCCGTCTGCAGCCGACTTTGAAAGTCGGGTTTCCAAACAAGCAGGACGAAATGGCGATCCTGCAATACCACCTGCCATTCGCTGAACCGGAAATGCTGGCGATGACGGTGGAGTTTTTGCAGCGGTCGCATGAGTTGAAGTTGGACTTTTCGCCACGCGATGGGATCAACCTGCTGCGATACGCACTGAAACGATTGACCCAAGACCCGACTCACCCGATCGGACGTGATGCCGCTTGGCGGGAAGCTTTGGAAAAATGTCTGGGTGAAGACGCGGCAGACTTGGAATCCCTGGCCCAGCGGAAAAGCCGAACCCTGGGCGGTGACGCCGTACCGCTGGGGTTGGCCGATCTATTTTTTGACGCTGACGATCCGCTGCACCCGGATCGTGACGTCGATGACGACGACGACGATGAAGATGAACGCGGTGACTTTTGA